One genomic region from Metallosphaera tengchongensis encodes:
- a CDS encoding 30S ribosomal protein S25e has product MGGASKKPISNVEKRMKKEAEASQQKKEKKKVSKTGNEVISKNITISDEMVKRIQDEIKKEKIITPYNLATKANITISVAKRILKDLNEQGVIKEAFRNRRTAVYIAS; this is encoded by the coding sequence TTGGGAGGAGCCTCAAAGAAACCTATTAGTAACGTCGAGAAAAGGATGAAAAAGGAAGCTGAAGCTTCGCAACAGAAGAAAGAGAAGAAAAAGGTATCTAAAACAGGGAATGAAGTAATCTCTAAAAATATAACCATAAGCGACGAAATGGTCAAGAGGATCCAGGACGAGATAAAGAAGGAGAAAATAATAACGCCGTATAACCTCGCAACGAAGGCAAACATAACCATAAGCGTAGCAAAGAGAATCTTAAAGGACCTCAATGAACAAGGAGTTATCAAAGAAGCTTTCAGAAATAGAAGGACAGCAGTTTACATTGCCTCTTAA
- a CDS encoding ribbon-helix-helix domain-containing protein, translating to MKIITVKLPEQFLEAMDELVNTGRYETRSEVIRAAIGDFIRKELWIKDQ from the coding sequence ATGAAAATAATAACTGTAAAGTTACCTGAGCAATTTCTAGAAGCGATGGACGAACTAGTTAATACAGGGAGATATGAAACTAGAAGCGAAGTCATAAGAGCTGCAATAGGAGACTTTATTAGAAAGGAGCTTTGGATTAAGGATCAGTGA
- a CDS encoding tRNA (adenine-N1)-methyltransferase, producing MALREGDLVVIWIDPRRVYLARVEGGKKLETDKGFINLGDLIGKEYGDVVKISKGLAFVMRPSLDYIYAGLHRPSQVLYPKDIGYMIFKSGISPGDIVVEAGTGSGFLTISLAHFLGDRGRVITYDVREDMQEKARKNVNFLGYSDRVEFKIGDVREKIEERDVNAVFLDMPDPWLAVNNAYKALKPSGVLVVFVPTTNQIEKTYFSMKEIGYANVEVVELILREYQVKENATRPRSIGVAHTGYIITGRKSIKGSSEIT from the coding sequence GTGGCTTTAAGGGAAGGAGATCTGGTCGTAATTTGGATTGATCCTAGAAGAGTGTATTTAGCTAGGGTAGAGGGCGGAAAGAAACTAGAGACAGATAAAGGCTTCATTAATTTGGGGGACCTTATTGGAAAGGAGTACGGAGATGTCGTAAAAATTAGCAAGGGACTGGCTTTCGTAATGAGACCTAGTTTAGACTACATATATGCTGGTCTTCATAGACCCTCTCAAGTTCTTTATCCCAAGGATATTGGGTATATGATATTTAAGTCGGGGATCTCGCCAGGCGATATAGTGGTAGAAGCTGGAACAGGGTCCGGCTTTTTGACAATATCCTTAGCCCATTTTTTGGGTGACAGGGGTAGGGTAATCACATACGATGTGAGAGAAGATATGCAGGAAAAAGCCAGGAAGAACGTTAATTTCCTTGGATATTCGGATAGGGTCGAGTTCAAGATCGGCGATGTAAGGGAAAAAATAGAGGAAAGAGATGTTAACGCTGTTTTCTTGGATATGCCAGACCCTTGGCTGGCTGTAAATAACGCGTATAAGGCTCTGAAACCGTCTGGAGTATTGGTAGTCTTTGTTCCAACCACTAATCAGATAGAGAAGACATACTTCTCAATGAAAGAGATTGGATACGCTAACGTGGAGGTTGTAGAGCTCATATTGAGGGAGTATCAGGTTAAGGAGAATGCTACCAGGCCTAGAAGTATAGGTGTGGCACATACGGGGTACATAATTACGGGTAGAAAATCAATAAAAGGGAGTTCTGAAATAACATAA
- the rgy gene encoding reverse gyrase: MDIYDSIPDLVYMHSCPNCSSDISSSRLAKGLVCDKCVKEEIEPRNLVDLLKFLESSGSLKLLEKENSILKEQSRVFDFFRRGVGSEPMGPQRSWILRALRGESFAIVAPPGLGKTTFGILMSLYYSTNNEKSLMIFPTKTLVNQVVGKIQEISKKIELAPKLLYYTSGISSSKKDELNKSMSDGDFDIFVSTSRYVITHLNEINKINYRYIFVDDVDAVLKSSRSSLTILKLMGFTDDNVMKVRELLKTAREDGRSFDEIRKIRERFVLNRVAVFSSATVTRSNPVFSMLMGFKPGGANIYLRNVVDTFLESQDIVGDTVNVIRKLGPGGLVFVPIDKGLKFAREIADKLDWLRSEVIASNTSKKVQEFENGSIDVLVGVATHYGLLVRGLDIPWRVRYAIFAGIPRFRFKLGEAMHPLAMLKILTLLSLSLNDPEINRTLRVVRHRLRRISPAALVMLAKSVKEGSIEDQAIIKAYQIVNSYLNDRKIMESLSKFGDVSVSDGYISIPDYLTYIQASGRTSRLYGGRLTTGLSVLLVDDSILFNLLKKKLSFILEDMNWSRLDISTGKVGDTDLQDIIKVIDSERMEIIKRKSLGSISMPLQRIKTVLLVVESPNKAKTISNFFSRPSIREIGDVRVYETVIGDRILMITASGGHVYDLTTKDVGVYGVKVVTNGDIKTVPLYNTIKRCENGHQFTDYENGKSCPICSSQQVRDKRSVMEALRKLVLEADEVLIGTDPDVEGEKIAWDLYLNLRPYNPNIFRAEFHEVTRRAITEALNNPRRLSVSMLSSQLVRRIEDRWIGFKLSSKLKEEFWAEYCMNILKNDSCREGNRNLSAGRVQTPVLGWVIDRYKNYMSTKRKVYIARIGNMSILIPKQKGIRKNSFLDIIIEKIDKKTETVGPFPAYTTDTYLADASAFFSISAPEAMRIAQELFENGLITYHRTDSIRISNTGISIAETFLKDLLGDRYKEVFVPRSWGEGGAHEAIRPTRPINVEQLRALIEQGELEPAKQLTFNHYRLYDMIFRRFLSSQLVPLTVEKEVVKLSAKKGNEELEVEDNPIEYVIKVSLPLGIALSVENLYIPFRNMSDSVTKLIKGELPAKIEVQLTRSFQKSDYSLYTEGELVSEMKKRKIGRPSTYAFIISTLLRRGYVFETMKAKKLLPSKLGQYVYDFLETKYSNFVSEERTRSLLERMDLIEEGKEDYRQVLKQLYTEIQDIR, encoded by the coding sequence ATGGATATTTACGATTCTATCCCGGACTTAGTGTACATGCATTCATGTCCTAACTGTAGCTCTGATATTTCCTCGTCTAGATTAGCAAAGGGTTTGGTATGCGACAAATGTGTTAAAGAGGAAATTGAGCCAAGGAATTTGGTAGATCTTCTGAAATTTCTGGAGAGTTCAGGCTCTTTGAAATTATTGGAAAAAGAGAACTCAATCCTAAAGGAGCAGTCTAGGGTTTTCGACTTTTTCAGAAGAGGAGTGGGCTCTGAACCCATGGGACCTCAAAGATCTTGGATCTTGAGAGCTTTGAGAGGAGAGAGTTTCGCCATAGTGGCTCCACCGGGTCTAGGGAAAACTACCTTTGGGATACTAATGTCACTCTATTACTCTACTAACAACGAGAAGTCCCTAATGATATTTCCTACCAAGACCCTTGTGAATCAAGTAGTCGGGAAAATTCAAGAAATAAGCAAAAAAATAGAGTTAGCTCCTAAGCTCCTATACTACACAAGTGGAATCTCGTCGTCGAAAAAGGACGAGTTAAACAAGTCCATGTCCGATGGTGACTTTGATATTTTTGTTTCCACTTCTAGATATGTTATTACTCATTTAAACGAAATAAATAAAATAAATTACAGATACATTTTTGTAGATGACGTAGACGCAGTTTTGAAATCGAGTAGAAGCTCGTTAACTATTCTGAAATTAATGGGCTTCACAGATGATAATGTGATGAAGGTAAGGGAACTGCTCAAGACTGCTAGGGAAGACGGTAGGTCATTTGATGAGATACGCAAAATTAGAGAGAGGTTTGTCCTCAATAGGGTAGCAGTGTTCTCATCAGCTACGGTGACTAGAAGTAATCCTGTATTCTCCATGCTTATGGGCTTTAAGCCAGGCGGGGCTAATATCTACCTACGAAACGTAGTCGATACGTTTCTGGAGAGCCAAGACATAGTAGGCGATACGGTAAACGTTATAAGGAAATTGGGACCGGGTGGATTAGTTTTTGTACCAATTGACAAAGGTCTCAAATTTGCCCGAGAAATTGCAGATAAGTTGGATTGGTTAAGGAGCGAGGTAATAGCCTCAAACACATCTAAAAAGGTGCAAGAGTTTGAAAATGGTTCCATTGATGTTCTAGTGGGTGTAGCCACCCATTACGGTCTCTTGGTTAGGGGATTGGATATACCATGGAGAGTTAGATACGCTATCTTCGCTGGGATTCCAAGGTTTAGGTTCAAACTGGGAGAGGCTATGCACCCTCTGGCAATGCTGAAGATCCTTACCCTATTGTCTCTGTCTCTCAACGATCCGGAGATTAACAGAACCTTGAGAGTAGTTCGTCATAGGTTAAGGAGAATTTCTCCTGCAGCCCTAGTAATGTTGGCCAAATCTGTTAAGGAGGGGTCTATAGAAGATCAAGCTATAATCAAGGCATATCAGATAGTAAATTCTTACCTGAACGATAGGAAAATAATGGAAAGTCTGTCCAAGTTTGGAGACGTTTCTGTTTCTGACGGGTATATCTCAATTCCTGATTACTTAACTTACATTCAAGCTAGTGGGAGGACATCAAGGCTTTACGGTGGCCGTCTCACCACTGGTCTTTCCGTACTTTTAGTAGATGACAGTATACTTTTCAATCTACTCAAAAAGAAGCTCTCCTTCATTCTGGAGGACATGAATTGGAGTCGATTAGACATATCCACAGGTAAGGTAGGGGATACCGATCTGCAGGATATTATTAAGGTGATAGATTCTGAGAGAATGGAGATAATCAAAAGGAAAAGTTTAGGATCCATATCGATGCCTCTTCAAAGGATCAAGACGGTGCTTCTTGTAGTGGAGTCACCTAACAAGGCTAAGACTATTTCCAACTTCTTCTCCCGCCCAAGCATTAGGGAAATAGGAGATGTAAGGGTGTATGAAACTGTAATAGGAGATAGAATATTGATGATTACAGCTAGCGGAGGTCACGTGTATGATCTTACTACTAAGGATGTGGGAGTATATGGTGTAAAGGTAGTAACTAATGGAGATATTAAAACTGTACCACTTTATAATACAATTAAACGATGTGAGAACGGTCATCAGTTCACCGACTACGAGAACGGAAAGAGCTGCCCAATATGTTCCTCACAGCAGGTCAGGGATAAAAGGTCAGTTATGGAGGCTCTTAGGAAGTTAGTGTTAGAAGCAGACGAGGTCCTCATCGGTACGGATCCGGATGTTGAGGGGGAGAAGATAGCGTGGGATCTCTATCTTAACCTTAGACCATATAATCCCAATATCTTTAGGGCAGAGTTCCATGAGGTCACAAGGAGAGCCATAACTGAAGCGTTGAACAACCCAAGGAGGCTTTCTGTAAGTATGCTAAGTTCTCAGTTAGTCAGGAGAATTGAGGACAGGTGGATAGGATTTAAGTTATCTAGCAAGCTCAAGGAAGAGTTTTGGGCAGAGTACTGTATGAATATATTGAAAAATGACTCCTGTAGGGAGGGGAATAGAAATTTAAGTGCAGGGAGAGTTCAAACTCCTGTACTAGGTTGGGTAATAGATCGATACAAAAATTATATGTCCACAAAAAGAAAAGTTTATATTGCTAGAATAGGAAATATGTCGATACTGATTCCTAAACAGAAAGGTATCAGGAAAAATTCGTTTCTAGATATAATTATAGAAAAAATAGACAAGAAAACTGAAACAGTAGGACCATTCCCGGCCTACACAACAGATACCTACCTGGCTGACGCATCCGCATTTTTCTCAATATCCGCTCCTGAGGCGATGAGAATAGCGCAAGAGTTGTTCGAAAATGGTTTAATAACGTATCATAGAACAGATAGTATTAGAATCTCCAACACTGGGATCAGTATAGCTGAAACTTTTCTTAAGGATCTTTTGGGAGACAGATATAAGGAAGTCTTCGTTCCTAGAAGTTGGGGGGAGGGAGGAGCCCATGAGGCCATAAGGCCTACAAGACCCATTAATGTGGAGCAGTTAAGAGCTCTTATTGAGCAGGGAGAGTTAGAACCAGCCAAACAATTAACCTTCAATCATTATAGGCTTTACGATATGATATTCAGAAGATTCTTGTCCAGCCAACTGGTTCCGTTAACAGTAGAAAAGGAAGTTGTAAAACTGAGTGCTAAGAAGGGAAATGAAGAACTGGAGGTGGAAGATAATCCCATAGAGTACGTAATCAAGGTTTCATTACCTTTAGGAATTGCTTTGTCAGTTGAAAATCTTTACATACCCTTCAGAAATATGAGCGATTCCGTAACCAAGCTTATTAAAGGCGAACTACCTGCTAAAATTGAAGTACAATTGACTCGTTCTTTTCAGAAAAGCGACTACTCTTTATACACCGAAGGTGAACTAGTCTCAGAGATGAAAAAAAGGAAAATCGGTCGTCCTAGCACATATGCGTTCATTATCTCGACACTATTGAGGAGAGGATACGTCTTTGAGACAATGAAGGCGAAGAAATTGTTGCCATCCAAATTGGGTCAGTACGTGTATGACTTCTTAGAAACTAAGTACTCTAATTTCGTTTCCGAAGAGAGGACAAGATCACTTTTGGAAAGGATGGACTTGATAGAGGAAGGAAAGGAGGATTATAGGCAAGTATTAAAGCAATTATATACCGAGATACAAGACATAAGGTGA
- a CDS encoding CDC48 family AAA ATPase, translating into MSSTLRLRVLEARQKDVGRKIARMTENTMRKIGIETGDYIELTGPNGTALLQAMPAYDLSDGEIRVDGYVRKTIGVSIGDEVSVKRAKVDPGTKITLAPTQPIRFDQSFVDYVKDYLMYKPLIKGETISIPIYTGTIDLVVSNTQPANYVFVTSNTEINIKEEPVREAQVYPRVTWEDIGDLEEVKEKLREMIELPMKHPELFQHLGIEPPKGVLLYGPPGVGKTLLARALANEIGAYFVSINGPEIMSKFYGESEQRLREIFDDADKNAPSIVFIDEIDAIAPKREEVTGEVEKRVVSQLLTLMDGIKGRGRIVVIGATNRPDAVDQALRRPGRFDREIEIRPPDTKARKEILQVHTRNMPIAEDVNLDLIAEMTNGYTGADIAALAKEAAMHALRRFINTGERKKLLEQERLSPEVLKELKVTMDDFMNAMKFVQPTLLREVYVEVPRVRWSEIGGLEGVKQQLREAVEWPMRFPDVFSKSGIRPPKGVLLFGPPGTGKTMLAKAVATESGANFIAVRGPEVLSKWVGESEKAIREIFKRARQTAPTVVFFDEIDSIAPMRGVTTDSGVTERMVNQLLSEMDGIVPLSKVVVIAATNRPDILDPALLRPGRFDRLIYVPPPDKQARLDILKVHVKTVPLGSDVNLESLAEKTEGYTGADLEALVREATMISLREIYSKCDSLAKQNCKENKDGFTECYNRAVKSCIESEPPKVTSKHFEDAMKVVTPSLTKATIDRYERMAKELKRSALG; encoded by the coding sequence ATGTCTTCTACGCTAAGACTTAGAGTATTGGAAGCTAGACAGAAGGACGTTGGTAGAAAAATTGCTAGGATGACAGAAAACACTATGAGAAAAATAGGAATTGAAACCGGAGATTATATCGAGCTTACCGGTCCAAACGGTACAGCACTTCTTCAGGCAATGCCTGCGTACGACCTAAGTGATGGCGAGATCAGAGTCGACGGTTACGTAAGGAAAACCATTGGCGTCTCCATAGGGGATGAAGTGAGCGTAAAGAGAGCCAAGGTGGACCCTGGAACGAAGATAACTTTAGCCCCGACACAACCTATTCGGTTTGACCAAAGTTTTGTAGATTATGTTAAGGATTACTTAATGTACAAACCTCTGATAAAGGGAGAAACCATCTCCATCCCCATATATACTGGAACCATAGACCTTGTAGTCTCTAATACTCAACCCGCAAATTACGTGTTCGTTACATCAAACACTGAAATTAATATCAAGGAGGAACCGGTTAGAGAAGCGCAGGTTTACCCTAGAGTAACCTGGGAAGATATTGGCGATTTGGAGGAGGTCAAGGAGAAGCTAAGGGAAATGATTGAGCTTCCTATGAAACATCCGGAGCTATTCCAGCACTTAGGAATTGAGCCACCAAAGGGAGTGCTACTCTACGGACCACCAGGTGTTGGTAAAACCTTGCTGGCCAGAGCACTAGCAAATGAAATTGGAGCGTATTTTGTTAGTATAAATGGACCTGAAATAATGAGCAAATTCTATGGAGAAAGTGAACAAAGACTAAGGGAAATATTTGATGATGCCGATAAGAACGCACCATCGATAGTTTTCATAGATGAGATAGACGCCATTGCCCCTAAGAGAGAGGAGGTTACGGGTGAAGTTGAGAAAAGAGTAGTCTCTCAGCTTCTCACCCTAATGGATGGTATCAAAGGAAGAGGAAGAATTGTAGTTATTGGTGCTACAAACAGACCTGACGCAGTTGATCAGGCACTAAGAAGACCGGGTAGATTTGATAGGGAAATTGAAATTAGACCGCCAGACACTAAGGCAAGAAAGGAGATTCTACAGGTCCATACCAGAAACATGCCCATAGCAGAAGACGTTAACCTAGACCTAATAGCCGAGATGACAAATGGATATACAGGTGCAGACATAGCCGCTTTAGCTAAAGAGGCGGCTATGCATGCGCTTCGTAGATTTATAAATACAGGAGAGAGGAAGAAGCTTTTGGAACAAGAGAGGCTCTCTCCAGAGGTTTTAAAGGAATTGAAGGTTACTATGGACGACTTTATGAATGCAATGAAATTCGTGCAACCTACACTGCTTAGAGAAGTATATGTGGAAGTTCCTAGGGTAAGGTGGAGCGAAATAGGAGGGTTAGAAGGAGTAAAGCAACAACTTAGGGAGGCTGTAGAGTGGCCAATGAGATTTCCAGATGTTTTCTCGAAATCGGGTATCAGACCGCCAAAGGGAGTACTCCTGTTCGGCCCCCCTGGGACAGGCAAGACAATGCTAGCTAAGGCTGTAGCTACAGAAAGCGGTGCTAACTTCATTGCCGTGAGAGGACCAGAAGTCCTATCCAAGTGGGTTGGAGAAAGCGAGAAAGCCATAAGAGAAATATTCAAGAGGGCTAGGCAGACTGCCCCAACTGTAGTGTTCTTCGATGAGATCGACTCAATTGCCCCAATGAGAGGAGTGACCACAGATAGCGGAGTCACAGAAAGGATGGTAAATCAGCTTCTATCAGAGATGGATGGTATAGTACCTCTAAGTAAGGTTGTAGTCATTGCAGCTACCAATAGACCCGATATCTTGGACCCTGCACTATTGAGGCCTGGGAGATTCGACAGGCTCATATATGTTCCTCCTCCCGATAAACAGGCTAGATTGGACATCTTAAAGGTACACGTCAAGACCGTACCTTTAGGATCCGACGTTAATCTGGAGTCTTTAGCGGAGAAAACTGAAGGGTACACTGGTGCTGACCTGGAGGCCCTAGTGAGGGAAGCCACAATGATATCTCTTAGGGAGATATATTCCAAGTGCGATAGCCTAGCTAAGCAGAACTGTAAGGAAAATAAGGATGGGTTTACTGAGTGCTATAACAGAGCAGTTAAATCTTGTATAGAATCAGAGCCACCTAAGGTTACATCTAAACATTTCGAAGACGCTATGAAAGTAGTGACTCCGAGCCTTACCAAAGCAACTATTGATAGATACGAAAGGATGGCAAAGGAACTTAAAAGAAGCGCCTTGGGCTGA
- a CDS encoding carbon-nitrogen hydrolase family protein, with amino-acid sequence MLISLTYLKLKEMAKKHNIEKAKKLIKTAKERGAKLVVLPSLFPVGNGFEIYDNEKKIKSMVKNLAEKIPGNTSEIVIKLAIEGQIHVIAGPLLEQAGPKVFLTTLVISPDGEIIGKYRKVASSEKDIRLGISNGKEPMHVVLDKKYGLIAEDDLMSPEINRLLYFAGSQAVIGTMKAYNKRQDSIKHLAIARTVENNMSYLVNGEIIESEEGDIVGYSPTFITTPDSLIYKEANDEDSIVLVESSMITTQHENLMSKAGDLESIIFGLCKSVKRIKTVNNSHIQED; translated from the coding sequence ATGTTGATTTCGCTTACCTACCTGAAGCTCAAGGAGATGGCTAAAAAGCATAACATAGAAAAGGCGAAGAAGTTGATCAAAACCGCCAAGGAAAGAGGAGCCAAGTTAGTAGTTTTGCCGTCTCTGTTTCCTGTGGGTAATGGTTTTGAGATATATGATAACGAGAAAAAAATCAAAAGCATGGTTAAGAACCTAGCGGAGAAAATCCCTGGAAACACTTCAGAAATTGTAATAAAGTTGGCTATAGAGGGGCAGATTCATGTTATAGCTGGTCCTTTACTTGAGCAGGCCGGTCCAAAGGTATTTCTAACCACGTTGGTTATATCACCAGACGGTGAAATCATAGGGAAATACAGGAAAGTGGCGTCGTCAGAGAAAGACATAAGATTGGGCATTTCCAACGGAAAGGAACCCATGCATGTGGTTTTGGATAAGAAATACGGCTTAATTGCAGAGGACGATCTCATGTCACCCGAAATTAACAGGCTTCTCTATTTTGCCGGTTCTCAAGCCGTTATTGGAACTATGAAGGCTTACAACAAGAGACAAGACTCAATAAAACATCTGGCCATAGCAAGGACTGTGGAAAACAACATGTCCTACCTGGTAAACGGGGAAATTATAGAGAGCGAGGAAGGGGACATAGTGGGTTACTCTCCTACCTTTATAACTACTCCAGATTCGCTGATATACAAGGAAGCAAATGACGAAGATAGCATTGTCCTAGTAGAGAGTTCTATGATAACGACGCAGCATGAAAATTTAATGTCAAAAGCCGGAGATCTGGAATCAATAATTTTCGGTCTCTGCAAAAGTGTAAAAAGAATAAAAACGGTAAATAATTCCCACATTCAAGAGGATTAA
- a CDS encoding V0D/AC39 family V-type ATPase subunit, with protein sequence MSSTAAYISSVSRYFKSFTLTKGFFNELLSSKDWKEVLDILKEKGVIDEAPNSLDKAETLIKTRAIRQLQELYGLSNSLKLARDIVAGYIYRVTLDEFTYLTSCIWNKVSINLNRLIYLKNKVDQTPASLEELASILQGTIHGNAISFALSKSPKDLSQLNSLLEYFFIHYISTIVEGLKGDWKVSANNIMCTYKDYYSASLAVRQKIVEGVRCRLADDDIRDLATSKTPSEALNVMRRLYYAKSLDLADMYTALTSFYNLARKSARSGALGVFMGSPFNPIVAMGASELIKLDTEDVVTVLNGIKLKVPPESLKPSISIQLV encoded by the coding sequence GTGAGCTCTACAGCAGCCTACATCTCTTCAGTATCTAGATATTTCAAATCATTTACACTGACTAAAGGTTTTTTCAATGAATTACTTTCCTCAAAGGACTGGAAAGAGGTTTTGGATATCCTAAAGGAGAAAGGCGTTATTGACGAGGCTCCTAATTCCTTAGACAAGGCCGAAACACTCATAAAGACAAGAGCCATAAGACAATTACAAGAACTTTATGGTCTAAGTAATTCACTAAAGCTGGCCAGGGATATCGTTGCAGGTTATATCTACAGGGTAACGCTTGATGAGTTTACATATTTAACATCTTGCATATGGAACAAAGTCAGTATTAACCTTAATAGGTTAATCTACCTTAAAAACAAGGTAGACCAAACTCCAGCTTCTCTTGAGGAACTGGCCTCTATCTTGCAGGGGACCATACACGGGAATGCCATTTCCTTTGCGCTCTCAAAAAGTCCTAAGGATCTCTCTCAACTAAACTCACTGTTGGAATACTTCTTCATTCATTACATTTCGACAATAGTTGAGGGACTCAAGGGCGATTGGAAAGTCTCTGCCAACAACATAATGTGTACCTATAAGGACTACTATAGTGCCAGTTTAGCGGTGAGACAAAAAATAGTGGAGGGTGTTAGGTGCCGCTTGGCAGACGACGATATCAGAGATTTAGCGACTTCTAAAACACCATCGGAGGCCTTAAACGTAATGAGGAGGCTATACTACGCTAAGAGCTTAGATTTAGCGGACATGTATACTGCTTTGACTTCATTCTATAACTTGGCAAGGAAAAGCGCTAGATCAGGCGCACTGGGCGTATTTATGGGATCCCCATTCAACCCAATCGTAGCTATGGGAGCATCTGAGCTGATCAAGCTAGACACGGAAGACGTTGTTACTGTGCTAAACGGAATAAAACTTAAAGTCCCTCCAGAGTCCCTAAAACCCTCTATATCTATCCAACTGGTTTAG
- a CDS encoding TrmB family transcriptional regulator, translated as MEQDFIDDILAKVSRFASILGISKTELKIYSTLLIEGQSNARELSSKLNISYTKIYTILNRLEERGWIRKIGKRPATYEAVSLRDLWSNIKKLLEIRVTQFEKEFIEPLSSMIDSTSAYTVMVVPPNNLRRTLVEVLNEPSKKYLLAITIPELLDEEIYQLVNSKAYNSEVKVIVQRGIKVPDKVSFELRVLDSMFGSGVVTSSSVMLIIRSAQSVSSIISNHRYLVDIAQVYFNYLWEQASRSTNP; from the coding sequence ATGGAGCAGGACTTCATCGACGATATCTTAGCTAAGGTGAGTAGATTTGCCTCCATATTGGGGATTTCCAAAACTGAGTTAAAGATATACTCAACCCTTTTAATAGAAGGTCAAAGTAACGCAAGGGAATTATCTAGCAAGCTCAACATATCGTACACAAAGATTTACACTATTTTAAACAGGCTTGAGGAGAGGGGATGGATTAGGAAAATTGGAAAACGACCAGCGACTTATGAGGCAGTCTCCCTTAGGGATCTGTGGTCTAATATTAAAAAATTATTAGAGATAAGAGTTACACAGTTCGAGAAAGAGTTCATTGAACCTCTTTCATCAATGATAGACTCCACATCTGCGTATACGGTCATGGTGGTTCCGCCCAATAACTTAAGGAGAACATTGGTAGAGGTCTTGAATGAACCAAGTAAGAAGTATCTTTTAGCCATAACAATTCCTGAACTTTTAGACGAGGAAATCTATCAGTTGGTGAACTCTAAGGCATATAATTCAGAGGTGAAGGTCATAGTGCAAAGAGGGATTAAAGTACCCGATAAGGTATCCTTCGAGCTGAGGGTCTTAGATAGTATGTTTGGCAGTGGAGTAGTAACCTCCTCATCCGTTATGCTAATAATTAGATCCGCACAATCTGTATCAAGCATTATTTCAAATCATAGGTATCTTGTAGATATAGCCCAAGTTTATTTCAACTATCTTTGGGAACAGGCATCTAGAAGCACAAATCCTTAA